In Sphingomonas sp. LT1P40, the following are encoded in one genomic region:
- the carA gene encoding glutamine-hydrolyzing carbamoyl-phosphate synthase small subunit — protein sequence MAEATPVSVPEGATGVLVLSTGEVVWGRGFGAEGAAVGEVCFHTAMTGYQEIMTDPSFAGQMICFTFPHIGNVGANPDDVEADNPHALGMIVREDVTAPSSFRSVERLDDWMRKHDRIGLAGVDTRALTRRIRGNGAPNAVIAHSASGEFDVPALLAQAKAWPGLEGMDLAITVTAETHFGWEGGVWRLGFGYESDKSPSRLREGLGEGVSSGDVLDATVPPPTPPASGRGEEDRPHVVAIDYGSKHNIFRNLVQAGAKITVLPATATAEQVLSFAPDGIFLSNGPGDPAATGEYAVPVIRELLATKIPLFGICLGHQLLALAAGAQTTKMFQGHRGANHPVKRLSDGTVEITSMNHGFAVDRDTLPAGVTETHVSLFDGSNCGIELDGGRAFSVQYHPEASPGPQDSFYLFERFVGMLDGDQA from the coding sequence CACACTGCGATGACCGGTTATCAGGAGATCATGACGGACCCGTCCTTCGCGGGCCAGATGATCTGCTTCACCTTTCCCCATATCGGCAATGTCGGCGCGAACCCGGACGATGTCGAGGCGGACAACCCCCATGCGCTGGGCATGATCGTGCGCGAGGATGTGACCGCGCCGTCGAGCTTCCGCAGTGTCGAGCGGCTGGATGATTGGATGCGCAAGCATGACCGGATCGGGTTGGCGGGCGTGGATACGCGGGCGCTGACGCGGCGGATTCGTGGGAATGGCGCGCCGAACGCGGTGATCGCGCATTCGGCGAGCGGCGAGTTCGATGTTCCGGCGTTGCTGGCGCAGGCGAAGGCGTGGCCGGGACTGGAGGGCATGGACCTGGCGATCACCGTGACGGCGGAGACGCATTTCGGGTGGGAAGGCGGAGTCTGGCGGCTGGGGTTTGGGTATGAGAGTGACAAGTCCCCCTCCCGCTTGCGGGAGGGGCTAGGGGAGGGCGTGTCCTCTGGCGACGTCCTCGACGCAACAGTCCCTCCCCCGACCCCTCCCGCAAGCGGGAGGGGGGAAGAAGACCGTCCTCACGTCGTTGCGATCGACTATGGCTCGAAGCACAACATCTTCCGCAATCTGGTGCAGGCCGGGGCCAAGATCACCGTCCTCCCCGCCACCGCGACCGCCGAACAGGTGCTGAGCTTTGCCCCCGACGGCATTTTCCTGTCCAACGGCCCCGGTGATCCTGCCGCGACCGGCGAATATGCCGTGCCGGTGATCCGCGAGTTGCTGGCAACGAAAATCCCGCTGTTCGGTATCTGCCTGGGCCACCAGTTGCTAGCGCTGGCGGCGGGGGCGCAGACGACCAAGATGTTTCAGGGCCATCGCGGCGCCAACCACCCGGTCAAGCGGCTGAGCGACGGGACGGTTGAGATCACGTCGATGAACCACGGCTTTGCGGTGGACCGCGATACGCTGCCCGCCGGGGTGACCGAGACGCATGTGTCGCTGTTCGACGGCAGCAATTGCGGGATCGAGCTGGACGGCGGGCGGGCGTTTTCGGTGCAGTACCACCCCGAGGCGTCGCCGGGGCCGCAGGATAGTTTCTATCTGTTCGAGCGGTTTGTGGGGATGTTGGATGGTGATCAGGCATGA
- the carB gene encoding carbamoyl-phosphate synthase large subunit: protein MPKRTDISSILVIGAGPIVIGQACEFDYSGTQAIKALKEEGYRIVLVNSNPATIMTDPELADATYVEPITPAVVAKIIEKERPDAVLPTMGGQTALNTALALANDGTLEKFGCIMIGADAEAIDKAEDRLKFKDAMTKIGLESARSAIAHSEADALAALEKVGLPAIIRPSFTMGGSGGGIAYNREEFLGIVRSGLDLSPTTEVLIEESLLGWKEYEMEVVRDKNDNCIIICSIENVDAMGTHTGDSITVAPALTLTDKEYQIMRNASIAVLREIGVETGGSNVQFAVNPKDGRLIVIEMNPRVSRSSALASKATGFPIAKVAAKLAVGYTLDEITNDITGATPASFEPTIDYVVTKIPRFAFEKFKGAEATLGTAMKSVGEVMAIGRNIHESMQKALRGLETGLSGFNNVDALAGAPRDEIEAALAIRSPDRLLIAAQALREGFTVAEVFALTAYDPWFLERIAEIIAAETEVCKNGLPQDTAGMRKLKSMGFSDKRLAWLALQSANLREGAGPMARSSGLIGEVVKAMTGGVTETDVRALRHKLGVRPVFKRIDTCAAEFNAKTPYMYSTYEAPSFGEPECESQPTGRRKIVILGGGPNRIGQGIEFDYCCCHACFALSDAGYETIMVNCNPETVSTDYDTSDRLYFEPLTAEDVLEILHTEQQNGELVGVIVQFGGQTPLNLARALEEAGIPILGTSPDAIDLAEDREQFAALVNKLGLKQPANGMARSRDEALAVAERIGYPVLTRPSFVLGGRAMEIVDTPEQLDHYIATAVQVSGDAPVLIDQYLRDAVEVDVDAICDGDEVVVAGVLQHIEEAGVHSGDSACSIPPYSLSNDIIAEIERQTEALARGLSVKGLMNIQFAVKDGEVYLIEVNPRASRTVPFVAKAIGAPIAKIAARVMAGEKLKDLPQIDRNIDYVAVKEAVFPFNKFPGVDPVLSPEMKSTGEVMGIDNDFAIAFAKAQLGAGMVLPEGGAVFVSVKDGDKPVVLPGVQTLVELGFTIVATGGTADYLAAAGVPVERVNKVAQGRPHIVDRIVDGGIALIINTTEGWQSLKDSESIRGSALSLKIPYFTTAPASVAASRAIEALSRQSLEVRPLQAYYSHSHN, encoded by the coding sequence ATGCCCAAACGCACCGACATCTCCTCCATCCTCGTCATTGGCGCTGGTCCCATCGTGATCGGGCAGGCGTGCGAGTTCGATTATTCGGGCACGCAGGCGATCAAGGCGTTGAAGGAGGAGGGCTATCGCATTGTCCTCGTCAATTCGAACCCCGCGACGATCATGACCGATCCCGAGCTGGCCGACGCGACCTATGTCGAACCGATCACGCCTGCGGTGGTGGCCAAGATCATCGAGAAAGAGCGGCCCGATGCTGTCCTGCCGACGATGGGCGGACAGACCGCGCTCAACACCGCGCTGGCGCTGGCGAATGACGGTACGCTGGAGAAATTCGGCTGCATCATGATCGGCGCGGATGCCGAGGCGATCGACAAGGCCGAGGATAGGCTGAAGTTCAAGGACGCGATGACGAAGATCGGGCTGGAATCGGCTCGTTCGGCGATTGCGCATTCGGAAGCCGACGCGCTGGCGGCGCTGGAGAAGGTGGGGCTGCCCGCGATCATCCGGCCCAGTTTTACGATGGGCGGATCGGGCGGCGGCATCGCGTATAATCGCGAGGAATTTCTGGGGATCGTGCGCAGCGGCCTCGATTTGTCGCCGACGACCGAAGTGCTGATCGAGGAATCGCTCCTCGGCTGGAAAGAATATGAGATGGAGGTCGTTCGGGACAAGAACGACAATTGCATCATCATCTGTTCGATCGAGAATGTCGATGCGATGGGGACGCACACCGGGGATTCGATCACCGTCGCGCCCGCGCTGACGCTGACCGACAAGGAATATCAGATCATGCGCAACGCCAGCATCGCGGTGCTGCGCGAGATCGGCGTGGAGACCGGCGGGTCGAACGTGCAGTTCGCGGTCAATCCGAAGGACGGTCGCTTGATCGTGATCGAGATGAACCCGCGCGTGTCGCGCTCGTCTGCGCTGGCGTCCAAGGCCACGGGCTTTCCGATCGCGAAGGTCGCGGCAAAGCTGGCGGTGGGCTATACGCTGGACGAGATCACCAACGACATCACCGGCGCGACGCCTGCGTCGTTCGAGCCGACGATCGACTATGTCGTGACCAAGATACCCCGGTTTGCGTTCGAGAAGTTCAAGGGCGCGGAAGCGACGCTGGGCACGGCAATGAAGTCGGTCGGCGAAGTGATGGCGATCGGGCGCAACATCCATGAATCGATGCAGAAGGCGCTGCGCGGCCTTGAGACCGGGCTGAGCGGCTTCAACAATGTCGATGCACTGGCAGGGGCGCCGCGCGACGAGATCGAGGCGGCGCTGGCGATCCGTTCGCCCGACCGACTGCTGATCGCGGCGCAGGCGTTGCGCGAGGGCTTTACGGTGGCCGAGGTGTTCGCGCTGACCGCTTATGACCCGTGGTTCCTGGAGCGGATCGCGGAGATCATCGCAGCGGAGACCGAGGTCTGCAAGAACGGGCTCCCGCAGGACACGGCTGGGATGCGCAAGCTGAAGTCGATGGGGTTCAGCGACAAAAGGCTCGCCTGGCTGGCGCTGCAATCGGCGAATCTGCGTGAGGGCGCGGGGCCGATGGCGCGCTCGTCCGGGCTGATCGGCGAAGTCGTCAAGGCGATGACCGGCGGCGTGACCGAGACGGATGTGCGCGCGCTGCGCCACAAATTGGGCGTGCGGCCGGTGTTCAAGCGGATCGACACCTGTGCGGCGGAATTCAACGCCAAGACGCCGTATATGTATTCGACCTATGAAGCGCCGTCCTTCGGTGAGCCGGAGTGCGAGAGCCAGCCGACCGGTCGCAGGAAGATCGTCATCCTGGGCGGTGGGCCGAACCGGATCGGGCAGGGGATCGAGTTCGATTATTGCTGTTGCCATGCGTGTTTTGCGCTGTCGGACGCGGGCTATGAGACGATCATGGTCAACTGCAATCCGGAGACCGTGAGCACCGATTACGACACGTCGGACCGGCTGTATTTCGAGCCGCTGACCGCCGAGGACGTGCTGGAAATCCTGCACACCGAGCAGCAGAATGGCGAGCTGGTCGGGGTGATCGTGCAATTCGGGGGGCAGACGCCGCTCAATCTGGCGCGCGCGCTGGAAGAAGCGGGCATCCCGATTTTGGGGACGTCGCCGGACGCGATCGACCTGGCGGAGGACCGCGAGCAGTTCGCGGCACTGGTCAACAAGCTGGGGCTGAAACAGCCGGCCAATGGCATGGCGCGCAGCCGCGACGAGGCTTTGGCGGTGGCGGAGCGCATCGGTTACCCGGTGCTGACGCGTCCGTCCTTCGTGCTGGGCGGACGGGCGATGGAGATCGTCGATACGCCCGAGCAGCTCGACCATTATATCGCCACCGCCGTACAGGTGTCGGGCGATGCGCCCGTGCTGATCGACCAATATCTGCGCGACGCGGTCGAGGTGGATGTCGACGCGATCTGTGACGGCGACGAGGTCGTGGTCGCAGGCGTATTGCAGCATATCGAGGAAGCGGGCGTCCATTCGGGCGACAGCGCGTGTTCGATCCCGCCTTACTCGCTCTCGAACGACATCATTGCGGAGATCGAGCGGCAGACCGAGGCGCTGGCGCGTGGCCTGAGCGTCAAGGGGCTGATGAACATCCAGTTTGCGGTCAAGGATGGCGAAGTCTATCTGATTGAGGTCAATCCGCGTGCGTCGCGGACGGTGCCATTCGTGGCCAAGGCAATCGGTGCGCCGATCGCCAAAATCGCGGCGCGGGTGATGGCGGGCGAGAAGCTGAAGGACTTGCCGCAGATCGACCGCAACATCGACTATGTCGCGGTGAAGGAAGCGGTGTTCCCGTTCAACAAATTCCCCGGCGTCGATCCGGTGCTGTCGCCGGAAATGAAGTCCACCGGCGAAGTGATGGGGATCGACAATGATTTCGCCATCGCCTTTGCCAAGGCGCAGTTGGGCGCGGGGATGGTGTTGCCGGAGGGCGGCGCGGTGTTCGTAAGCGTCAAGGATGGCGACAAGCCGGTGGTGCTGCCGGGGGTGCAGACGCTGGTGGAGCTGGGCTTCACCATCGTCGCGACGGGCGGCACGGCGGATTATCTGGCGGCGGCGGGCGTGCCGGTCGAGCGCGTGAACAAGGTGGCGCAGGGGCGGCCACATATCGTCGACCGGATCGTCGACGGCGGCATCGCGCTGATTATCAACACGACCGAGGGCTGGCAGTCGCTGAAGGACTCCGAATCGATCCGCGGATCGGCATTGTCGCTGAAGATTCCGTATTTCACCACGGCTCCGGCCAGCGTGGCGGCATCGCGCGCGATCGAGGCGCTTTCACGCCAGTCACTTGAAGTCCGGCCCCTGCAAGCCTATTATTCGCACTCGCACAATTAA
- the greA gene encoding transcription elongation factor GreA, whose amino-acid sequence MATVEKMPMLQEGYETLTSELKRLKAERPLIVDAIEEARAHGDLSENAEYHAAKEQQGQNEATISDIEDKLSRAQIIDPKELSGDKVVFGATVTMLDEDGKAVKYQIVGQTEANAKTGRISYNSPLGRAMIGRVVGEEVEVTVPAGDRWFEVSKIEFI is encoded by the coding sequence ATGGCGACGGTCGAAAAGATGCCGATGCTCCAGGAGGGTTATGAAACGCTCACCTCGGAACTGAAGCGCCTGAAAGCCGAACGGCCCCTGATCGTGGATGCGATCGAGGAAGCGCGCGCGCATGGCGACCTGTCGGAAAACGCCGAATATCACGCTGCCAAGGAGCAGCAGGGCCAGAACGAAGCGACGATCAGCGACATCGAGGACAAATTGTCCCGTGCGCAGATCATCGATCCGAAAGAATTGTCGGGCGACAAGGTCGTGTTCGGCGCGACTGTCACGATGCTGGACGAGGACGGCAAGGCCGTGAAGTACCAGATCGTCGGGCAGACCGAGGCGAATGCCAAGACCGGTCGGATCAGCTATAACTCGCCGCTGGGTCGCGCGATGATCGGGCGGGTCGTGGGCGAAGAGGTCGAAGTGACCGTTCCGGCGGGGGACCGCTGGTTCGAGGTCAGCAAGATCGAGTTTATCTGA
- a CDS encoding DUF4170 domain-containing protein — protein MSKLHLVFGGRVSDPMTLDFKDPANLDVVGVFPDYASAEKAWRGAAQRTVDDAEMKYVVVHLHRLLEPDLTV, from the coding sequence ATGAGCAAGCTGCACCTCGTCTTTGGCGGTCGCGTAAGCGATCCGATGACGCTCGACTTCAAGGACCCCGCCAATCTTGACGTGGTCGGCGTGTTTCCGGACTATGCCAGCGCCGAAAAGGCATGGCGCGGCGCTGCGCAGCGTACTGTCGACGATGCCGAGATGAAATATGTGGTGGTGCATTTGCACCGTCTGCTGGAGCCGGATTTGACGGTTTGA
- a CDS encoding phosphatase, whose translation MTNETLPPALIEAEARSRSARERLFGTLDEVQVKLNPLTLAQDAVGTVANGLIRDGIDTVRTRPKAMTAAAGLAILFMARKPLAKLLWKGAKHATTTVPASLKARAKNPKKGSGK comes from the coding sequence ATGACCAACGAAACCCTACCGCCCGCGCTGATCGAAGCCGAAGCGAGAAGCCGCAGCGCACGTGAGCGCTTGTTTGGCACGCTGGACGAGGTGCAGGTGAAACTGAACCCGCTCACGCTGGCCCAGGATGCGGTCGGAACCGTAGCAAACGGCCTGATCCGCGACGGCATCGACACTGTGCGCACCCGACCCAAGGCAATGACCGCCGCCGCCGGGCTGGCCATTCTGTTCATGGCCCGAAAGCCGCTGGCAAAGCTGCTGTGGAAGGGTGCGAAACATGCAACCACCACTGTCCCCGCGAGTTTGAAGGCTCGCGCAAAAAATCCAAAAAAAGGATCCGGAAAATGA
- the eno gene encoding phosphopyruvate hydratase, translating into MTAIIDIHARQILDSRGNPTVEVDVLLDDGSFGRAAVPSGASTGAHEAVEKRDGDKSVYQGKGVLEAIEAVNGEISEAILGLDAEDQADVDYAMIELDGTENKGRIGANAILGVSLAVAKAAGDARGLPLYRYVGGVAAHVLPVPMMNIINGGEHADNPIDFQEFMVMPVGAESLAEAVRCGAEIFHTLKKGLHDKGLSTSVGDEGGFAPNIASTTEALDFIMQSVEKAGYRPGEDVMLALDCAATEFFKNGKYEISGEGLSLSPVEMADYLADLAARYPILSIEDGMSEDDFEGWKALTDKIGKTVQLVGDDLFVTNPKRLKMGIDMGLANSLLVKVNQIGTLTETLEAVSLAQRSAYTAVMSHRSGETEDTTIADLAVATNCGQIKTGSLARSDRLAKYNQLIRIEEELGDAAVYAGRSILRA; encoded by the coding sequence GTGACCGCAATCATCGACATTCATGCACGCCAGATTCTCGACAGCCGCGGCAACCCGACCGTCGAGGTCGATGTGCTGCTGGACGATGGCAGTTTCGGGCGCGCGGCGGTGCCATCCGGTGCCTCGACCGGCGCGCATGAGGCGGTCGAAAAGCGCGACGGCGACAAGTCGGTCTATCAGGGCAAGGGCGTGCTTGAGGCCATCGAGGCGGTGAATGGCGAGATTTCCGAGGCGATTCTGGGGCTGGATGCCGAGGATCAGGCCGACGTCGATTATGCGATGATCGAGCTGGATGGGACCGAAAACAAGGGTCGCATTGGCGCGAACGCGATCCTGGGCGTGTCGTTGGCCGTGGCGAAGGCTGCGGGCGATGCGCGCGGGCTGCCGCTGTATCGCTATGTCGGTGGCGTCGCGGCGCATGTGCTGCCGGTGCCGATGATGAACATCATCAACGGTGGCGAGCATGCCGACAATCCGATCGATTTCCAGGAATTCATGGTGATGCCGGTCGGTGCCGAGAGCCTGGCCGAAGCGGTGCGGTGCGGTGCCGAGATTTTCCACACGTTGAAAAAGGGCCTGCACGACAAGGGCCTGTCGACGTCGGTGGGTGACGAGGGCGGCTTTGCCCCGAACATCGCCAGCACGACTGAAGCACTCGATTTCATCATGCAGAGCGTCGAGAAGGCGGGGTATCGTCCCGGCGAGGACGTGATGCTGGCGCTGGATTGCGCGGCGACCGAGTTCTTCAAGAACGGCAAATACGAGATTTCGGGTGAGGGCCTGTCGCTGTCGCCGGTCGAGATGGCGGATTATCTGGCCGATCTCGCCGCGCGCTACCCGATCCTGTCGATCGAGGATGGCATGAGCGAGGATGATTTCGAGGGCTGGAAGGCGCTGACCGACAAGATCGGCAAGACGGTTCAGCTGGTCGGCGACGATCTGTTCGTGACCAATCCGAAGCGGTTGAAGATGGGCATCGACATGGGGCTGGCCAACTCGTTGCTGGTGAAGGTCAATCAAATCGGTACGTTGACCGAGACGCTGGAGGCGGTGAGCCTGGCGCAGCGTTCGGCCTATACCGCGGTCATGTCGCACCGTTCGGGCGAGACCGAGGATACGACGATCGCCGACCTGGCGGTCGCCACCAATTGCGGGCAGATCAAGACGGGCTCGCTCGCGCGGTCTGACCGGTTGGCCAAGTATAACCAGTTGATCCGGATCGAAGAGGAACTGGGCGACGCCGCAGTTTATGCGGGCCGCTCCATTCTGCGGGCTTGA
- a CDS encoding FtsB family cell division protein: protein MASSTSVKAILSRAGLPAVAIIFMGFFAYSAVLGPNGVLVYGDYKRQLALKEAELAKLEKARSELRNRVALLDQKGADPDMVDELTRKKLNVVHPDEVIVPLN, encoded by the coding sequence ATGGCGAGTTCCACTTCAGTCAAGGCGATCCTGAGCCGCGCCGGCCTTCCGGCCGTGGCGATCATCTTCATGGGCTTTTTCGCCTATTCGGCCGTGCTCGGGCCGAACGGCGTGCTGGTCTATGGCGATTACAAGCGCCAGCTTGCCCTCAAGGAAGCGGAGCTGGCCAAGCTGGAAAAGGCGCGGTCGGAACTTCGCAACCGCGTTGCGTTGCTCGACCAGAAGGGGGCGGACCCCGACATGGTCGACGAGCTGACCCGCAAGAAGCTCAACGTCGTCCACCCCGATGAAGTGATCGTCCCGCTTAATTGA
- the pdhA gene encoding pyruvate dehydrogenase (acetyl-transferring) E1 component subunit alpha, with the protein MRIIVAKSPAKSRKIEPPVVNRERPNEPERFAASKEQLLEFYRQMLLIRRFEEKAGQLYGLGFIGGFCHLYIGQEAVAVGLQSALDGDKDSVITGYRDHGHMLAYGIDPKEIMAELTGRAAGISRGKGGSMHMFSTEKKFYGGHGIVGAQVSLGTGLAFAHKYNEDGGVAMAYFGDGASNQGQVYESFNMAELWKLPIIYVIENNQYAMGTSVNRSSAEDQLYRRGESFRIPGIQVDGMDVLACRGAAEEALAWVRSGKGPIILEMKTYRYRGHSMSDPAKYRSRDEVQSMRDNSDPIEGVKKELETVGVTEAELKAIEAEIRKAVNDSADFAEQTPEPDPSELYTDVLVETY; encoded by the coding sequence ATGAGGATAATTGTGGCAAAATCGCCTGCAAAAAGCCGTAAGATCGAACCACCTGTGGTGAACCGCGAGCGTCCAAACGAACCGGAGCGGTTCGCCGCGTCGAAGGAGCAATTGCTGGAATTCTACCGGCAGATGCTGCTTATCCGTCGGTTCGAGGAGAAAGCGGGCCAGCTTTACGGTCTCGGCTTTATCGGTGGTTTCTGTCACCTTTACATCGGGCAAGAAGCGGTCGCGGTCGGGCTGCAATCGGCGCTGGACGGCGACAAGGATTCGGTGATTACCGGGTATCGCGACCACGGGCACATGCTGGCCTATGGCATCGATCCCAAGGAAATCATGGCTGAGCTGACCGGTCGCGCGGCGGGCATTTCGCGCGGCAAGGGCGGGTCGATGCACATGTTCTCGACCGAGAAGAAGTTTTACGGCGGCCATGGCATCGTCGGCGCGCAGGTGTCGCTGGGCACTGGCCTCGCCTTCGCGCACAAATATAATGAGGATGGCGGCGTCGCCATGGCCTATTTCGGCGACGGCGCGTCGAACCAGGGCCAAGTGTATGAAAGCTTCAACATGGCCGAGCTGTGGAAGCTGCCGATCATCTATGTGATCGAAAACAACCAATATGCCATGGGCACCAGCGTCAATCGCTCGTCGGCGGAGGATCAGCTGTATCGCCGCGGCGAGAGTTTCCGCATTCCGGGCATTCAGGTCGACGGCATGGATGTGCTGGCGTGCCGTGGTGCCGCCGAGGAAGCGCTGGCATGGGTGCGCAGCGGCAAGGGGCCGATCATCCTGGAGATGAAAACCTATCGCTATCGCGGCCACTCGATGTCCGATCCGGCGAAATATCGCAGCCGCGACGAAGTTCAGTCGATGCGCGACAACAGCGATCCGATCGAGGGCGTAAAGAAGGAACTCGAGACGGTTGGCGTCACCGAAGCCGAGCTGAAGGCGATCGAGGCGGAAATCCGCAAGGCCGTGAACGACTCGGCGGACTTTGCCGAGCAGACGCCGGAGCCCGATCCGAGCGAACTTTATACCGACGTGCTGGTGGAGACGTACTGA
- a CDS encoding pyruvate dehydrogenase complex E1 component subunit beta yields MAIELKMPALSPTMEEGTLAKWLVKEGDTVKSGDIIAEIETDKATMEFEAVDEGTIASILVAEGTDGVKVGTVIATIAGEGEDAAAPAPAAVPVVDALKAEPEAAPKKADSGTKQLVSDKAASVADPEVPAGTEMVKTTVREALRDAMAEEMRADQRIFVMGEEVAEYQGAYKVTQGLLDEFGAKRVIDTPITEYGFAGVGTGAAMGGLKPIIEFMTFNFAMQAIDHIINSAAKTNYMSGGQMRCPIVFRGPNGAASRVGAQHSQNYAPWYASVPGLIVIAPYDAADAKGLLKAAIRSQDPVVFLENELLYGRSFDVPKLDDWVLPIGKARIVREGADVTIVTYSIGVGVALEAAEKLAGEGVDCEVIDLRTLRPLDTATVLASLKKTNRMVVVEEGWPVCSIASEIIAVAMDEGFDDLDAPVVRVTNEDVPLPYAANLEKLALITADKVVAGVKRVTYR; encoded by the coding sequence ATGGCGATCGAGCTGAAGATGCCCGCGCTCTCGCCCACGATGGAAGAGGGAACCCTCGCCAAGTGGCTGGTGAAGGAAGGCGATACGGTCAAATCGGGCGACATCATCGCCGAGATCGAGACCGACAAGGCGACGATGGAGTTCGAGGCCGTCGATGAAGGCACGATTGCGTCGATCCTGGTCGCCGAAGGCACCGATGGCGTGAAGGTCGGCACCGTGATCGCAACGATCGCAGGCGAGGGGGAAGATGCTGCGGCTCCTGCGCCAGCCGCTGTGCCTGTCGTCGATGCGCTCAAGGCTGAACCCGAAGCTGCTCCGAAAAAGGCCGATAGCGGCACGAAACAGCTCGTCAGCGACAAGGCTGCGAGCGTTGCCGATCCGGAAGTTCCCGCCGGCACCGAGATGGTCAAAACGACCGTGCGCGAAGCGCTGCGCGATGCGATGGCCGAGGAAATGCGTGCCGATCAGCGCATCTTCGTAATGGGCGAGGAAGTCGCCGAATATCAGGGCGCGTACAAGGTAACGCAGGGCCTGCTCGACGAATTCGGTGCCAAGCGCGTGATCGACACGCCGATCACCGAATATGGCTTTGCCGGCGTCGGCACCGGTGCCGCGATGGGCGGGCTGAAGCCGATCATCGAGTTCATGACGTTCAATTTCGCCATGCAGGCAATCGACCACATCATTAATTCGGCGGCCAAGACGAACTATATGTCCGGCGGCCAGATGCGCTGCCCGATCGTGTTCCGTGGGCCGAACGGTGCCGCAAGCCGCGTCGGCGCGCAGCACAGCCAGAATTATGCGCCATGGTATGCCAGTGTGCCCGGGCTGATCGTGATCGCGCCGTATGACGCGGCGGATGCCAAGGGGCTGTTGAAGGCCGCGATCCGTAGCCAGGACCCGGTCGTGTTTCTTGAAAACGAGCTGCTCTACGGACGCAGCTTCGACGTGCCAAAGCTGGATGACTGGGTGCTGCCGATCGGCAAGGCGCGGATCGTGCGCGAGGGTGCGGACGTGACCATCGTCACCTATTCGATCGGCGTCGGCGTCGCGCTGGAAGCTGCTGAAAAGCTGGCGGGCGAGGGCGTCGATTGCGAAGTCATCGACTTGCGCACGTTGCGTCCGCTCGACACGGCGACGGTGTTGGCGAGCCTAAAAAAGACCAACCGTATGGTGGTGGTCGAGGAAGGCTGGCCGGTCTGTTCGATCGCGTCGGAAATCATCGCGGTGGCAATGGACGAGGGCTTTGACGATCTCGATGCGCCGGTCGTGCGGGTTACCAACGAGGATGTGCCGTTGCCCTATGCGGCGAACCTCGAAAAGCTGGCGCTGATTACGGCGGACAAGGTAGTCGCCGGGGTTAAGCGGGTAACCTATCGGTAG
- a CDS encoding pilus assembly protein, which translates to MRRHPLSALRDATSGLALIEFALSLPILLILSLTGAEMTNYIITRMRVSQISLHLADNAARIGSGSQLQAKTINEADINDLLTGSGLQGGELDLFTRGRVIVSSLEPVATPNTTNKYRIRWQRCRGAKTTQTSSYGAAGTTNLNGMGRTGRLAVAPEAGVTMYVEVYYEYQPIFSRSLAPNTSFREEASMMVRDRRDTVGGSNGVYPVTGVTASTC; encoded by the coding sequence ATGAGGCGCCATCCGTTATCCGCCCTGCGCGATGCGACCAGCGGTCTTGCGCTGATCGAATTCGCCTTGTCGCTTCCGATCCTGCTAATCCTCAGCCTGACCGGGGCGGAGATGACCAATTACATCATCACCCGCATGCGGGTCAGCCAGATTTCGCTGCACCTCGCCGACAATGCCGCGCGCATCGGTTCCGGCAGCCAGCTCCAGGCAAAGACGATCAACGAGGCCGATATCAATGATCTGCTCACCGGCTCGGGTCTGCAGGGTGGCGAACTCGATTTGTTCACGCGCGGCCGTGTGATCGTGTCGAGCCTGGAACCGGTGGCCACGCCCAACACGACGAACAAGTACCGCATCCGCTGGCAACGGTGCCGCGGGGCCAAAACCACCCAGACCTCCAGCTATGGCGCGGCGGGAACGACCAACCTCAACGGCATGGGCAGGACCGGGCGGCTCGCCGTCGCGCCGGAGGCCGGCGTGACGATGTATGTCGAAGTCTATTACGAATATCAGCCGATCTTCAGCCGCTCGCTCGCCCCCAACACCAGCTTCCGTGAGGAAGCGTCGATGATGGTCCGCGATCGCCGCGATACGGTGGGCGGCAGCAACGGGGTCTATCCCGTCACCGGCGTCACCGCATCCACCTGCTGA